The sequence GTACAGACCCGTCATCGGGCCGACCCGGTCGGGGAACCAGCTCTTGATCACGACCGGCATCAGGACATTGCCGACCGCGATTCCGGCCAGGGCCAGCGCGCTGGCGGCCAGAAAGCCGGCGGTACCCCCGGCGAACGGCCGCAGCCCGACGCCGGCGGCGATCGCGACCATCCCGCCGCAGACGATGGCGCCGGGCCCGAACCGCCTGGCCAGCCGGGGTGCGGCGATACCGAAGACGGCGAAGCACAGGGACGGGACGGACGTCAGCAGACCGGCCACCGTGCCGCTCATCCCGAGGCCGTCGCGGACCTCCTCCAGGAGCGCGCCGAGGCTGGTGATGGCGGGGCGGAGGTTGAGCGCGGCGAGGACGATCCCGGCGATCACGATCCGGGGAAGCCAGCGCGCCCCACCGCCACCGGGCCGGGCCGTGCCCGAGGCGGTGGCGCCGGCGGTGTCGTCGCTGGTGTCGAGGGGGCGCGGGGCCGTGGCGGGCCCGGCGGGCGGGCCGGGGGTCGCGAGGTCTTCGTCTGGCATGGGCGTCATCATAGAATCATGGGATGAATACTTGTCCACCCGTTGAGGCCGCGGTGACGGATAGCCTCTGCCGTCGCACCCGACGCCGCGGACCCGACCGGCCCGCCCGGGTGCGCGCCGCCGTCCGTCCGCCCCACCCCTCCGGAGCACCGTCATGCCGCTGACCTCGCCCCGCCGGTCCGCCCTGGCCGACCAGGTGATCGCGCAGCTGCGCGCCCAGATCACATCCGGCGAGTGGCCGGTGGGCGCCCGTATCCCGACCGAACCGGAGCTCGTCGAGGAACTCGGGGTGGCCCGCAACACCGTCCGCGAGGCCGTACGGGCGCTGGCCCACAACGGCCTGCTCGACATCCGGCAGGGTTCGGGCACCTACGTCGTGGCCACCAGCGAACTGGCCGGGGTGATGAACCGCCGCTTCGCGGGCGCCGACCCCCGGCACGTCGCCGAACTGCGCAGCGCCCTGGAGGCGGAGGCCGCCCGGCTCGCCGCGGAACGCCGTACGGAAGGGGATCTGCGGCAGCTCGACGCCCTCCTGGAGCGTCGCGAGGCGGCCTGGGAGTCCGGGGCGGCCGATGCGTTCGTGGAGGCCGACGCGACCTTGCACATGGCCGTGGTGGCCGCTTCCCACAACGAGGTCCTCGCCGAGATCTACGCCGACCTCGGGGGCGTACTGCGCGACTTCCTGCGGGCCGATGTCGGCGAGGTGCTCCGCCCCGAGGCGCATATGGACCACGCCCGCCTGGTGGCGGCCATCCGCGCGGGCGACGCCGCCCTGGCCGCCTCCGAGGCGGGCGCCCACTCCTTCGGCTGCCGGTTCCCGGCCCTCAAGCCCGGCTGAGAGCCGGATCCGGCTGACCGATGCGGTGGCGCCGAGGAGGGCGGCCAGGGCGAGCGTGAGGGCTGCCGTACGGCGACGGCCGCCGCTTCGCGGCTCGAAAACGCGCTCTGCCCGCCCCGGCGGACCGGGACGGGCAGTGGGGATGCGCGAGGGGCGTCAGGCGCCCATCATGTGCACGCCGCCGTCGACGTGCACGATCTCACCCGTGGTCTTCGGGAAGAAGTCCGAGAGCAGACCGACGACGCCGCGGCCCGCCGGCTCCGGGTCGGCCAGGTCCCAGCCGATCGGCGCGCGGTGGTTCCAGACGTCCGCCAGCTCCTCGAAGCCCGGGATGGACTTGGCGGCCATCGACTTGATCGGGCCGGCCGAGACCATGTTGACGCGGATGTTCCGCCCGCCCAGGTCACGGGCCAGGTAACGCCCGGTGGACTCCAGGGCGGCCTTGGCGACGCCCATCCAGTCGTACTTCGGCCAGGCGATCTGCGCGTCGAAGGTCAGGCCCACCACCGAGCCGCCGCCGCGCTTCTCCATCAGCGGCAGCAGCGCCATGGTCAGCGACTTGAGCGAGTACGCCGAGACCTGCACCGCCGTCGAGACGTCCGCCCAGTCCGCCTCCAGGAAGTTGAAGGCGCCCTGCGGGCCGAAGGCGATCGAGTGCACGATGCCGTCGATGCCCTCGTCGTCACCGAAGTACTCGCTGACCTTGGCGGCCAGGCCGTCCAGGTGCTCCGGGTTGGTGACGTCCATCTCGATCACGGTCGTCGGCTTGGGCAGCCGCTTGGCGATGCGCTCCACGAGCGAGACCCGCCCGAAGCCGGTGAGCACGACTTCCGCGCCCTGCTCCTGCGCGACCTTGGCCGCGTGGAAGGCGATGGAGCCCTCGGTGAGGACTCCCGTCACCAGGATGCGCTTGCCTGCAAGGATTCCACTCATGCTGATCAGTGACCCATGCCCAATCCGCCGTCGACGGGAATGACGGCTCCGGTGATGTACGCGGCCTCGTCGGAGGCCAGGAAGCGGACCGAGGCGGCGATCTCCTCGGGCTGCGCATAGCGCGCGAGCGGCACCTGCTGGAGGATCTTCTCCTGCTGGTCGTCGGTGAGTGCACGGGTCATGTCGGTGTCGACGAAGCCCGGTGCGACGACGTTGACGGTGATGTTGCGGCTGCCCAGCTCCCGCGCGAGCGAGCGGGCGAAGCCCACCAGACCCGCCTTGGAGGCGGCGTAGTTCGCCTGTCCCGCGCTGCCCAGCAGGCCGACGACGGACGAGATCAGCACGATCCGTCCCTTACGGGCCCGCAGCATCGCCCGGTTGGCGCGCTTGACCACCCGGAAGGTGCCGGTGAGGTTGGTCTCCAGGACCGAGGTGAAGTCCTCCTCGGACATCCGCATCAGAAGCTGGTCGCGGGTGACGCCGGCGTTGGCCACCAGCACCTCGACCGCGCCCTGCTTCTCCTCGATCTCCTTGTACGCCTGCTCGACCTGCTCGCTGTCCGTGATGTCGCACTTCACGGCCAAAAATCCCGCGGGCGGCTCGCCCGAGCGGTAGGTGATGGCGACCTTGTCGCCAGCCTCGGCGAAGGCACGGGCAATGGCCAGGCCAATGCCGCGGTTGCCTCCGGTGACCAGAACCGAGCGGCTCAAGAGATCACCCTTTCCATTTCCTGATCCGTCCTGAGTTCGCTACGAAACTATCGGTCACAACGCGTTTCCGGAGAATCGAGCCTGCACAGGGGCTCGCGCCGGTCACTGTCGGGTCCCCACAGAAGCAGGGCATGATCGAGACGCCGACCACCGGGAGGAAGACGTGCCTGCACCCCATGCCCTTGACGAGACCTTCACGGCGCTGCCGCTGCGCGCGCTGGCCGACGCCGCACTGGCGCGGGCCCGCGCACTGGGCGCCGACCACGCCGACTTCCGCCTGGAACGGGTGCGCAGCGCCACCTGGCGGCTGCGCGACGCCCGTACGGCCGGGAGCGCGGACACCACCGACCTCGGCTATGCGGTGCGGGTGGTGCACGGCGGCGCCTGGGGGTTCGCGTCGGGGGTGGATCTGACGATGGACGCGGCGGCGCGGGTGGCGGCGCAGGCGGTGGCGATGGCGAAGCTGTCGGCCAAGGTGACCGAGGCCGCGGGGTCCCGGGAGAAGGTGGAGCTGGCGCCGGAGCCCGCGTATCCCGACCGCACGTGGGTCTCCTCGTACGAGATCAACCCGTTCGACGTGCCCGATGCCGACAAGACCGGGCTGCTGGCCGAGTGGAGCGCGCGGCTGCTGGCGGCGCCCGGGGTGGCCCATGCGGACGCCGCGCTCATGACCGTCCAGGAGAACAAGTTCTACGCGGACACCGCGGGCACCAGCACCACCCAGCAGCGCATCCGCCTGCACCCCGAGCTGACCGCGGTGGCGGTGGACGAGACGACCGGCGAGTTCGACTCGATGCGCACCCTGGCCCCGCCGGTGGGCCGCGGCTGGGAGTATCTGACCGGCACCCACCACGACTGGGACGGCGAACTGGCCCGGATCCCCGAGTACCTCGCCGAGAAGATGCGCGCACCGAGCGTCGAACCGGGCGCGTACGACCTGGTGGTGGACCCGTCCAACCTCTGGCTGACCATCCACGAGTCGATCGGCCACGCCACCGAGCTGGACCGGGCCCTGGGATACGAGGCCGCGTACGCGGGCACCTCGTTCGCCACCTTCGACCGGCTCGGCACGCTGGAGTACGGCTCCGCGCTGATGAACGTGACGGGCGACCGGACCGCCGAGCACGGGCTGGCGACCGTCGGCTACGACGACGAAGGGGTGGCCGCCCAGTCCTGGGACCTGATCAAGGACGGCACCCTGGTCGGCTATCAACTCGACCGCAGAACCGCCGCGTTGACCGGTTTCCCGCGCTCCAACGGCTGCGCCTTCGCGGACTCGCCGGACCATGTGCCGGTCCAGCGGATGGCCAATGTCTCGCTGCGCCCGGCGCCGGACGGGCCCTCCACCGAGGAGCTGATCGCGGGTGTGGAGCGCGGTATCTACGTGGTCGGCGACCGGTCCTGGTCGATCGATATGCAGCGGTACAACTTCCAGTTCACCGGCCAGCGGTTCTTCCGCATCGAGAACGGGCGGCTGACCGGGCAGCTGCGCGATGTCGCGTATCAGGCGACCACCACCGACTTCTGGGGCTCGATGGCCGCGGTGGGCGGCCCGGGGACCTATGTGCTGGGCGGCGCCTTCAACTGCGGCAAGGCACAGCCGGGGCAGATCGCGGCGGTGTCGCACGGCTGCCCGTCGGCGCTGTTCGAGGGCGTCAACATCCTCAACACGACGCAGGAGGCGGGTCGATGAGCGCGCACCACGGAATCGGCCGGGGGTCCGGGGGTTGCTCCCCGGGCGAGCACAGTCTCAACACGACGCAGGAGGCGGGTCGATGAGCCGGAACACCAACAAGCCCCACGAGATCGTCGAGCGCGCCCTGGAGCTCTCCCGGGCGGACGGCTGTGTGGTCATCGCCGACGAGCACTCCAGCGCCAATCTGCGCTGGGCGGGCAATGCGCTCACCACCAACGGGGTCACCCGCGGGCGGACGCTGACCGTGGTCGCCACGGTCGACGGCGGGCAGGGCACCGCGTCCGGGGTGGTGTCGCGGTCGGCGGTCACCGCCGCGGAGCTGGAGGAGCTGGTGCGGGCGGCGGAGACGGCCGCGCGGGAGGCGGGGCCGGCGGAGGACGCGCAGCCGCTGGTGGCCGGGCAGAAGGCGTCGGCGGACTTCACCGACGCGCCGGACGAGACCACCTCGGAGGTCTTCGCCAACTTCGCGCCGGCCCTCGGCGAATCCTTCCGGCAGGCCCGCTCAGGCGGCCGGGAGCTGTACGGGTTTGCCCACCACGGGGTGGTCTCGTCCTATCTGGGCACCTCGGCCGGGCTGCGGCTGCGCCACGACCAGCCCACCGGAACGCTGGAGCTGAACGCCAAGTCGCCGGACCGTACGCGGTCGGCCTGGGCGGGGCGGGCGACCCGCGACTTCGCCGATGTCGATCCGCGGGAGATGGACGCCGAGCTGGCGCGGCGACTGGGCTGGGCCGGGCGCCGCATCGAGCTGCCGGCCGGGCGCTACGAGACGCTGCTGCCGCCGAGCGCGGTGGCCGACCTGCTGATCTACCAGTTCTGGTCGTCCTCGGCCCGGGACGCCGTGGAGGGCCGTACGGTCTTCTCCCGCGCGGCCGCCGGCGAGGGCGGGGCGGCGCGCACCCGGCTGGGCGAGCGGCTGTCCGAGCTGCCGCTGACGCTGCGCAGCGACCCGGCGGAGGAGGGGCTCCAGTGCGCGCCGTTCGTGCTGGCGCACTCCTCCGGGGACGAGGAGTCGGTCTTCGACAACGGGCTGCCGCTGGCGGCGACGGAGTGGGTGCGCGAGGGGGTGCTCAACCGGCTGATGACCACCCGCCACAGCGCCGGGCTGACCGGGCTGCCGGTGGCGCCGGGGATCAACAACCTCCTCTTGGAGGGCGGCGGTTCGCGCTCCCTGGAGGAGATGGTGGCGGCCTCCGGGCACAACGGTCCGGTGCTGCTGCTGACGTGTCTGTGGTACATCCGCGAGGTGGATCCGGCGTCGCTGCTACTGACCGGGCTGACCCGGGACGGGGTGTATCTGGTCGAGAACGGCGAGGTCGTCGGCGAGGTCAACAACTTCCGTTTCAACGAGTCGCCGGTGAGCCTGCTGGGGCGGGCGGTGGAGGCGGGCCGTACGGAGCGGACCCTGCCGCGCGAGTGGAGCGACGACTTCACCGGGGCGGCGATGCCCGCCCTGCGGATCCCTGACTTCCATATGAGCTCGGTCAGCCGCGGGGTGTGAGCGGTCCGGGGAGGCGGGGGCCGGCGCGCCCGCACCGAATAGACTGGCCCCCTTGCCTCCCCCTTGGGGTCCTCCCTTGGGGAACCACGATCGATCAGGAACGCCATGACACGCCTCGGCGAATCCGTCGCCCGCGCCAGCACGCTGCTCTCCGCCGACCTCTCCTCGGACGCCACGGTCCAGGAGCTGCTCCGGGAGACGGGCGCCCGGCGCTATCTCGACCTGACGGACCTGTCCGCCAAGGAGCAGGCCGAGCTGATCGCGGCCCGTACGGTCGAGGTCCTGCCGGGCGTGGACAAGCTGGCCGAGCGGATCGAGGAGCGCCGGGCGGCCGGCAAGGGCCTGCACATCAAGCTGGGCATCGACCCGACGGCGACCGATGTGCACCTGGGGCACGCGGTCCCGCTGATCATCCTGAGCCGGTTCCAGCGGCTGGGCCATGACGTCACGCTGATCATCGGCGACTTCACCGCCAAGATCGGCGACCCGTCGGGCCGTACGGCCGAGCGTCCGCCGCTGACCGACGAGGACATCGCACACAACCTGGCCACCTACCGCGAACAGGTGCGCCCGTTCTTCGACTTCGAGAAGGTCAGCTTCCGGCAGAACAGCGAGTGGCTGGCGCCGTACACCTTCCCCGAGCTGCTCGGGCTGCTCGCCCATGTCCCGGCCTCGCAGCTGCTCCAGCGCGAGGACTTCCGCAACCGGCTGGCGGCCGGCTCGGGTCTGACCATGACCGAGCTGCTGTACCCGATCGCGCAGGGGCTGGACTCGGTGGCGCTGAACTGCGATGTGGAGCTGGGCGGCTCGGACCAGCTGCTGAACCTCCAGATGGCGCGCAAGCTGATGGAGCTGCGCGGGCAGACGCCGCAGCTGGTCGTGACCATGCCGCTGATCGAGGGCACGGACGGCACCGGCGCCAAGATGTCCAAGTCCAAGGGCAATTACGTCGGGCTGAGCGCGCCCGCCGACGATGTCTTCGGCAAGATCATGTCGGTGCCGGACCGGCTGATGGAGCCGTACCTCAAGGCCTGGACGGAGTGGACGGACGACGAGGTCGCGCTGGCCCTGGGCCGGGTTGCGGACCGGTCGCTGCACCCGATGGATCTGAAGAAGGTCCTCGCGGGTGAGGTCGTCGCGGCGCTGTACGGGCTGGAGGCGGCGATGGCGGCGCGGGCCGGGTTCATCGCGCAGTTCTCCAAGAAGTCCTTCGCCGATGTGGAGTCGCTGCCAGTCGTCGACGTCGCCGAGCACGGCGGCGAGACCGTCGCGGCGGTGCTGACCAAGGTGCTCGAGTTCACGCCGAGCGCCTCGGCGGCGCGGCGGCTGGCGAAGCAGAATGCGCTGCGGCTGGTGGTCGAGGGCGAGGACGGCCAGCAGACCGTGGTCCTGGCCGAGGCCGAGTCGGTGCGGCCGCTGGCCGAGGTGCTGGCCGAGAAGGTGGCCGGTGCGCCGGGCACCGCATACCTCAAGGCGGGGCGCAAGCTGGCGCAGCTCGAAGGCCGCTGAGCCCCACGGGCGGACGGGCGGCCGGTGTGCGAGTCTCTCGCGTACCGGCCGCCTCGCCGTGTCCCCGGGAGGTCAGGTCCCCCCGCTCCTGCGGCCGCGGACCGCGGCCCACAGGCGGTCGCCGACGGCCACGATGAGGATCGCGCCGACCAGCTGAAGCAGATGCCGGGTCCAGTCGATGCCCCGGGTCTCGTTGACGCCGAGGCCGGTGGCCGCCCAGTTGCCCAGGACGCTGCCGAGCATGCCGAAGATCACCGTCAGCCAGAGGGGGATCTGCTGCTTGCCCGGGATGACGGCCTTGGCGATCAGGCCCAGAACCAGGCCGACGATGATGGCCCACAACCAACTCATGTCGCCTCCTCCGCGGCCCGTGCCACGGCGGTACGGGCCGCCGCGCCGGGAGCCGTTGCCCCGCCAGTGTCGCTCCGCATCCGCTACGCCGCACGCCGGAGCGGGGGGTACGTCGATGAGCCCGGCAGACCTTGTCGGTGCGGGCCATGCCCCGGTCTCGAAGCCGTCGGAGCAGCGGCGTACCGTGGAATCTGCCCGGAAGCGGGGAGAATCCGGCACAGGCGAGCAGGTGGTGGAATGTGATGCGGAAGCACAACGAAGCCCAGACCTTCCGGATCACGGGAGCGCGGCAGGGGCTGTCGGAGGACGTCAAGGGGCGGCAGCGCCGCTATGTGATCTCGATGGCCGTCCGGAGCCTGGCGGTGGTGCTCACCGTCGTGCTGTGGAACATCGAGCGGCCTTTTGCCATTGCGACGCTGGTGCTGGGCATGGGGCTGCCGTACGTCGCCGTGGTCATCGCCAACGCGGGCCGGGAGAACGCCCCTTCGCTGCCGAAGACGTTCGTCGCCGCACCGCCCCGGCCCATGCTGGGGCCCGGAAAGCAGGGTCCGGACGCGGCACAGGGGCCGGCGGAATCCGTTCCGGAGTCGCCGGAGGATGACGTTCCGGGACCGCGCCGCGCGCAGGGCTGAGTGCACACGTCTGCAAAGCTCAAGAAAAGCTCAGATCAATCATGCGGATCCGGTGCACTGCGCACCAGTCCCCGTGACATACTGCGTACGCGCTCCGCATCCCCCGTCGGAGCGACGGACCGACGCCGGGCGGCTCCCCCCGTGGCTGCCCGGCGTCGCCATGTCCGCCCTCGGCAGGTGCCGGTGGGGCGGGACGTAGGGTTGAGGCCGTGAACTCCCCGAACAGCACCCCACCCGCCGCCGAGAACGTCACCGTCTGTTCCGCCAAGGGCTGTCGCGCCGATGCGGTGTGGGTGCTCGCCTGGAACAACCCGAAGCTGCACACCCCGGACCGCCGCAAGACCTGGCTGGCGTGCGAGGAGCACCGCGAGCATCTGTCGCAGTTCCTGGGCGTGCGGGGGTTCTTGAAGGATGTGGTGACGCTGGCGGAGTGGGAGCGGCGGTCGTCAGCCGCCGATGGCTGACATCGGGCGCTCGGGCTGGAGGAACGACGGGTCGTCCAGTCCGGAGCCCGCCTTCTTGCCCCACATCGCCAGCTTCCATATCCGGGCGATCTCGGCGTCGGGGGCGTCGGAGCGCAGGGCGGCGCGCAGATCCGTCTCCTCGGTGGCGAACAGGCAGGTGCGGATCTGCCCGTCGGCCGTCAGGCGCGTACGGTCGCAGGCGCGGCAGAACGGGCGGGTGACGGAGGCGATCACGCCGACGCGATGCGGGCCGCCGTCGACGATCCAGCGCTCGGCGGGGGCGGAGCCGCGCTCGTCCTGGCCCTCGGGGGTGAGGGTGAAGCGGGTGCGCAGCGAGGCGAGGATGTCGCCGGCGGTGATCATGCCGTCGCGCTTCCAGCCGTGCTGGGCGTCCAGCGGCATCTGCTCGATGAAGCGGAGTTCGTAGCCCTGCTCGACGGCCCAGGCGAGGAGGTCGGGGGCCTCGTCGTCATTGAGGCCCGGCATCAGGACGGTGTTGACCTTGACCGGGGTCAGGCCGGCGGCGCGGGCCGCCTCCAGGCCGCGCAGGACGTCCGCATGCCGCTTGCGGCGGGTCAGGGCCTGGAAGACGTCGGGGCGCAGGGTGTCGAGGGAGACGTTGACGCGGTCGAGGCCGGCGTCGCGCAGGGCGGCGGCGGTGCGCTCCAGGCCGATGCCGTTGGTGGTCAGGGACATCTGGGGGCGGGGCGTGAGCCGGGCGACGCGCTCGACGATGCCGACCAGGCCGGGACGCAGCAGCGGCTCGCCGCCGGTGAAGCGGACCTCTTCGACGCCGAGGTCGCGGACGGCGATGGTGATCAGCCGGACTATCTCGTCATCGGTGAGCAGATCCGGCTTGGCCAGCCATTGCAGCCCTTCTTCGGGCATACAGTACGTACACCGCAGATTGCAGCGGTCCGTGAGCGAAACGCGCAGGTCGGTGGCCACGCGACCGTAAGTGTCGATGAGCACAGGGCCCCCTCCCCGACTGGGGTTGATCAGTTGCGTGCGGCGGTGGATCAGTACGTCTTCGAGCCTACGCGATGGGTGTGACAGTGAGCAGGGCGCGGAAGCACGAGGTGGGCGGGGTGGCGTCGTAGTTCTCTACGATGCCGCCCCGCCCACCCGCTGTAGGGATGACTCACCTCGCGGTCATCCGGCTAATGGGCGCCGGTTCCGGTCAGCGAGCGCACCTCCAGTTCGGCGTACTTGCGGGCGTCCGGCTCCTCCTTGGAGAGCAGGGAGCCCAGCCAGCCCAGGAGGAAGCCCAGCGGGATGGAGATCAGGCCGGGGTTCTCCAGGGGGAAGACGTCGAAGCCGGCGGCGGGGAACATCGAGGTCTCGGCGCCGGAGACGACCGGGGAGAAGAGGACCAGCAGGACGGACGAGGCGAGGCCGCCGTAGATGGACCACAGGGCGCCCTGGGTGGTGAAGCGCT is a genomic window of Streptomyces gilvosporeus containing:
- a CDS encoding FadR/GntR family transcriptional regulator, whose amino-acid sequence is MPLTSPRRSALADQVIAQLRAQITSGEWPVGARIPTEPELVEELGVARNTVREAVRALAHNGLLDIRQGSGTYVVATSELAGVMNRRFAGADPRHVAELRSALEAEAARLAAERRTEGDLRQLDALLERREAAWESGAADAFVEADATLHMAVVAASHNEVLAEIYADLGGVLRDFLRADVGEVLRPEAHMDHARLVAAIRAGDAALAASEAGAHSFGCRFPALKPG
- the tyrS gene encoding tyrosine--tRNA ligase, producing the protein MTRLGESVARASTLLSADLSSDATVQELLRETGARRYLDLTDLSAKEQAELIAARTVEVLPGVDKLAERIEERRAAGKGLHIKLGIDPTATDVHLGHAVPLIILSRFQRLGHDVTLIIGDFTAKIGDPSGRTAERPPLTDEDIAHNLATYREQVRPFFDFEKVSFRQNSEWLAPYTFPELLGLLAHVPASQLLQREDFRNRLAAGSGLTMTELLYPIAQGLDSVALNCDVELGGSDQLLNLQMARKLMELRGQTPQLVVTMPLIEGTDGTGAKMSKSKGNYVGLSAPADDVFGKIMSVPDRLMEPYLKAWTEWTDDEVALALGRVADRSLHPMDLKKVLAGEVVAALYGLEAAMAARAGFIAQFSKKSFADVESLPVVDVAEHGGETVAAVLTKVLEFTPSASAARRLAKQNALRLVVEGEDGQQTVVLAEAESVRPLAEVLAEKVAGAPGTAYLKAGRKLAQLEGR
- the fabG gene encoding 3-oxoacyl-[acyl-carrier-protein] reductase, which produces MSRSVLVTGGNRGIGLAIARAFAEAGDKVAITYRSGEPPAGFLAVKCDITDSEQVEQAYKEIEEKQGAVEVLVANAGVTRDQLLMRMSEEDFTSVLETNLTGTFRVVKRANRAMLRARKGRIVLISSVVGLLGSAGQANYAASKAGLVGFARSLARELGSRNITVNVVAPGFVDTDMTRALTDDQQEKILQQVPLARYAQPEEIAASVRFLASDEAAYITGAVIPVDGGLGMGH
- the fabI gene encoding enoyl-ACP reductase FabI yields the protein MSGILAGKRILVTGVLTEGSIAFHAAKVAQEQGAEVVLTGFGRVSLVERIAKRLPKPTTVIEMDVTNPEHLDGLAAKVSEYFGDDEGIDGIVHSIAFGPQGAFNFLEADWADVSTAVQVSAYSLKSLTMALLPLMEKRGGGSVVGLTFDAQIAWPKYDWMGVAKAALESTGRYLARDLGGRNIRVNMVSAGPIKSMAAKSIPGFEELADVWNHRAPIGWDLADPEPAGRGVVGLLSDFFPKTTGEIVHVDGGVHMMGA
- a CDS encoding GlsB/YeaQ/YmgE family stress response membrane protein, whose translation is MSWLWAIIVGLVLGLIAKAVIPGKQQIPLWLTVIFGMLGSVLGNWAATGLGVNETRGIDWTRHLLQLVGAILIVAVGDRLWAAVRGRRSGGT
- a CDS encoding metallopeptidase TldD-related protein; translation: MSRNTNKPHEIVERALELSRADGCVVIADEHSSANLRWAGNALTTNGVTRGRTLTVVATVDGGQGTASGVVSRSAVTAAELEELVRAAETAAREAGPAEDAQPLVAGQKASADFTDAPDETTSEVFANFAPALGESFRQARSGGRELYGFAHHGVVSSYLGTSAGLRLRHDQPTGTLELNAKSPDRTRSAWAGRATRDFADVDPREMDAELARRLGWAGRRIELPAGRYETLLPPSAVADLLIYQFWSSSARDAVEGRTVFSRAAAGEGGAARTRLGERLSELPLTLRSDPAEEGLQCAPFVLAHSSGDEESVFDNGLPLAATEWVREGVLNRLMTTRHSAGLTGLPVAPGINNLLLEGGGSRSLEEMVAASGHNGPVLLLTCLWYIREVDPASLLLTGLTRDGVYLVENGEVVGEVNNFRFNESPVSLLGRAVEAGRTERTLPREWSDDFTGAAMPALRIPDFHMSSVSRGV
- the moaA gene encoding GTP 3',8-cyclase MoaA; translation: MLIDTYGRVATDLRVSLTDRCNLRCTYCMPEEGLQWLAKPDLLTDDEIVRLITIAVRDLGVEEVRFTGGEPLLRPGLVGIVERVARLTPRPQMSLTTNGIGLERTAAALRDAGLDRVNVSLDTLRPDVFQALTRRKRHADVLRGLEAARAAGLTPVKVNTVLMPGLNDDEAPDLLAWAVEQGYELRFIEQMPLDAQHGWKRDGMITAGDILASLRTRFTLTPEGQDERGSAPAERWIVDGGPHRVGVIASVTRPFCRACDRTRLTADGQIRTCLFATEETDLRAALRSDAPDAEIARIWKLAMWGKKAGSGLDDPSFLQPERPMSAIGG
- a CDS encoding TldD/PmbA family protein, whose translation is MPAPHALDETFTALPLRALADAALARARALGADHADFRLERVRSATWRLRDARTAGSADTTDLGYAVRVVHGGAWGFASGVDLTMDAAARVAAQAVAMAKLSAKVTEAAGSREKVELAPEPAYPDRTWVSSYEINPFDVPDADKTGLLAEWSARLLAAPGVAHADAALMTVQENKFYADTAGTSTTQQRIRLHPELTAVAVDETTGEFDSMRTLAPPVGRGWEYLTGTHHDWDGELARIPEYLAEKMRAPSVEPGAYDLVVDPSNLWLTIHESIGHATELDRALGYEAAYAGTSFATFDRLGTLEYGSALMNVTGDRTAEHGLATVGYDDEGVAAQSWDLIKDGTLVGYQLDRRTAALTGFPRSNGCAFADSPDHVPVQRMANVSLRPAPDGPSTEELIAGVERGIYVVGDRSWSIDMQRYNFQFTGQRFFRIENGRLTGQLRDVAYQATTTDFWGSMAAVGGPGTYVLGGAFNCGKAQPGQIAAVSHGCPSALFEGVNILNTTQEAGR
- a CDS encoding DUF3099 domain-containing protein, whose amino-acid sequence is MRKHNEAQTFRITGARQGLSEDVKGRQRRYVISMAVRSLAVVLTVVLWNIERPFAIATLVLGMGLPYVAVVIANAGRENAPSLPKTFVAAPPRPMLGPGKQGPDAAQGPAESVPESPEDDVPGPRRAQG